A genome region from Halobacterium hubeiense includes the following:
- a CDS encoding mandelate racemase/muconate lactonizing enzyme family protein produces the protein MSDVSITGVETYLVANPWKPWVFVEVETDAGVTGLAEATTHDKPRTVAKAIDEMSNFFIGRDPFDTESLWLEMYRDEWFSKNVVNTTVVSAIDMACWDIKGKVLDEPVYDLLGGPVHGTELRAYANGWYTDTDGEPEGFAEAAERVVDDGYDAMKFDPFGTAWQSMSRKDQNHAVDIVRAVREAVGPDVDLLIECHGRFSAGQAVEIARELDEFNPTWFEEPCPPDSINSLAEVARKSPIPVATGERHMTKHDFYELVTRTDVDVFQPDLMNTGGITEGKKIAGLAEADHVDVAPHNPQGPVAGAIYGHFCTSIPNFRIQEMFQTYDVDWVDNLLKEPLVVEDGYMQIPEGPGYGIELNHDVVEEHAYTEDKVHTIDLWEQDWEKRAVEKR, from the coding sequence ATGTCGGACGTTAGCATCACCGGCGTCGAGACCTATCTGGTCGCGAATCCGTGGAAACCGTGGGTGTTCGTCGAAGTCGAGACGGACGCCGGCGTGACCGGGCTCGCGGAGGCGACGACGCACGACAAGCCGCGCACAGTCGCGAAAGCCATCGACGAGATGTCGAACTTCTTCATCGGTCGGGACCCCTTCGACACCGAGTCGCTCTGGCTGGAGATGTACCGTGACGAGTGGTTCTCCAAGAACGTCGTCAACACGACCGTCGTCTCCGCCATCGACATGGCGTGTTGGGACATCAAGGGGAAGGTTCTGGACGAGCCGGTCTACGACCTGCTCGGCGGCCCCGTCCACGGCACCGAACTTCGCGCGTACGCGAACGGCTGGTACACAGACACCGACGGCGAGCCGGAGGGCTTCGCCGAGGCCGCCGAGCGCGTCGTCGACGACGGCTACGACGCGATGAAGTTCGACCCGTTCGGGACCGCGTGGCAGTCCATGTCCCGGAAGGACCAGAACCACGCCGTCGACATCGTGCGCGCGGTCCGCGAGGCCGTCGGGCCCGACGTCGACCTGCTCATCGAGTGTCACGGCCGCTTCTCCGCCGGGCAGGCGGTCGAAATCGCTCGCGAGCTCGACGAGTTCAATCCGACGTGGTTCGAAGAGCCGTGCCCGCCGGACTCCATCAACAGCCTCGCGGAGGTCGCCCGGAAGTCCCCGATTCCGGTCGCGACGGGCGAGCGCCACATGACCAAACACGACTTCTACGAACTGGTCACGCGCACGGACGTCGACGTCTTCCAGCCGGACCTGATGAACACCGGCGGCATCACCGAGGGAAAGAAGATTGCCGGCCTCGCCGAGGCTGACCACGTGGACGTCGCGCCGCACAACCCGCAGGGGCCGGTCGCCGGCGCCATCTACGGGCACTTCTGCACGTCCATCCCGAACTTCCGCATCCAGGAGATGTTCCAGACGTACGACGTCGACTGGGTGGACAACCTCTTGAAGGAGCCACTGGTCGTCGAGGACGGCTACATGCAGATTCCCGAGGGCCCCGGCTACGGCATCGAACTCAACCACGACGTCGTCGAGGAGCACGCCTACACCGAGGACAAGGTCCACACCATCGACCTCTGGGAGCAGGACTGGGAGAAGCGCGCCGTCGAGAAGCGCTAA
- a CDS encoding phosphoenolpyruvate carboxykinase (ATP): MEGVSEWPTPVAYPDPETADHVTYNPSLSELREFSTHVETTTEHGSPAYTSEYRSRSADRTKNVVDDDFAESDFAVFETGIEWVNDPENDVICVDRVVGRHPESSYVCRLYLPKEYGRIALSWTKLLEPSDGVEPDFVTVQLPDATDDPKIRVLPDTGLTTVLGSDYTGEAKKSFLRLFMLRAKEQGGLGLHAGSKRVTLDDEDGRREVGQLFLGLSGTGKSTLTSHGLWLDDPEGVEMIQDDVCALLPSGTVAGSEGGGLYIKTIGLDADEQPELHSAATDESAVLENVAVDDDGTVHFDEPRYGRNARAVIRRDQLESASSDVDLDSVDQVFFITRNPLMPPVAKLSDEQAAVAFMLGESVETSAGDPSRVGESIRVVGTNPFIVGSEGEEGNRFRDLIADLDVQCYVINTGVVGTDDPADVGVEETVAILEGVARGSVEWTDDDALDLTVPSDVPGISIERFEVPERVDDFEAAQAELRAERRSYLDQFEDLDDDIRDATY; encoded by the coding sequence ATGGAAGGAGTCAGCGAGTGGCCGACGCCAGTAGCGTATCCGGACCCGGAGACAGCCGACCACGTCACGTACAATCCGTCGCTGTCGGAGCTGCGCGAATTCTCGACGCACGTCGAAACGACGACCGAGCACGGGTCGCCGGCGTACACCAGCGAGTACCGCTCGCGGAGCGCCGACCGGACGAAGAACGTCGTCGACGACGACTTCGCCGAGAGCGACTTCGCCGTCTTCGAGACCGGCATCGAGTGGGTGAACGACCCCGAGAACGACGTTATCTGCGTCGACCGCGTGGTCGGTCGTCACCCCGAGTCGTCGTACGTCTGCCGGCTGTACCTCCCCAAAGAGTACGGCCGCATCGCGCTGTCGTGGACGAAACTTCTCGAACCGTCGGACGGCGTCGAACCCGACTTCGTCACCGTCCAGCTGCCGGATGCGACCGACGACCCGAAGATTCGCGTGCTCCCCGACACGGGGCTGACCACGGTCCTGGGGAGTGACTACACGGGCGAGGCGAAGAAGTCGTTCCTGCGGCTGTTCATGCTGCGCGCGAAAGAACAGGGCGGGCTCGGCCTCCACGCCGGCAGCAAGCGCGTCACCCTTGACGACGAGGACGGCCGCCGCGAGGTCGGCCAGCTCTTCCTCGGCTTGTCGGGCACGGGGAAGTCCACGCTCACCAGTCACGGCCTCTGGCTGGACGACCCCGAGGGCGTCGAGATGATCCAGGACGACGTCTGCGCGCTCTTGCCCTCGGGTACCGTCGCCGGGAGCGAGGGCGGCGGCCTCTACATCAAGACCATCGGCCTCGACGCCGACGAGCAGCCCGAACTCCACAGCGCCGCGACCGACGAGAGCGCGGTCTTGGAGAATGTCGCCGTCGACGACGACGGCACCGTCCACTTCGACGAGCCGCGGTACGGTCGCAACGCCCGCGCGGTCATTCGCCGCGACCAGCTCGAGAGCGCGTCCAGCGACGTCGACCTTGACAGCGTCGACCAGGTGTTTTTCATCACGCGGAACCCCCTGATGCCGCCGGTCGCGAAGCTCAGCGACGAGCAGGCCGCGGTCGCGTTCATGCTCGGGGAGTCCGTCGAGACCAGCGCCGGCGACCCCTCGCGGGTCGGCGAGTCCATCCGCGTCGTCGGCACCAACCCCTTCATCGTCGGCTCCGAGGGCGAGGAGGGCAACCGCTTCCGCGACCTCATCGCGGACCTCGACGTCCAGTGCTACGTCATCAACACCGGCGTCGTCGGCACCGACGACCCCGCGGACGTCGGCGTCGAGGAGACCGTCGCCATCCTCGAAGGCGTCGCGCGCGGCAGCGTCGAATGGACCGACGACGACGCACTCGACCTGACCGTCCCCAGCGATGTTCCCGGCATCAGCATCGAGCGCTTCGAGGTACCCGAGCGTGTGGACGACTTCGAGGCCGCACAGGCCGAACTCCGGGCGGAGCGCCGCAGCTACCTCGACCAGTTCGAGGACCTCGACGACGACATCCGCGACGCAACCTACTGA
- a CDS encoding alpha-N-arabinofuranosidase, whose protein sequence is MANARVTVHPEARIDRIEPEVHGHFSEHLGRCVYDGLWTDDVANEDGFREDVLELLADLDIPVLRWPGGCFADDYHWEDGVGPREERPRRRNLFWAQGREDVPEESNAFGTDEFLELCEKIGTEPYLAANVGSGDPQEAADWMEYCSYDGDTELADRRRENGHEEPYEVPYWGVGNENWGCGGQMSPEQYAREFRRFATYMGSMDNLMLDYDVELIACGFEGHEWNRRFMEEVASGRWGVDFPLDHLTLHHYYGRGMTVSESDEDDYDELLVDALEMEEHIERIASTIDAVATTRDIGVIVDEWGTWHTEAVPENGLEQPGTVLDALSAAAVLDVFNHNADVMTMSNIAQTVNVLQCLIETEGDDAWARPTYRVFDLYAPHKGNEAITTSVDTPEREVERTDDDLPLVGASASVADDGETYVTVTNLDCRGSHSIEVAIEGEDTSSEDIDAQVLFEGQDPDLEVDASNADEFAADDLDVDVDGDVLTVDLAPSTVAGISIE, encoded by the coding sequence ATGGCAAACGCCCGCGTTACTGTCCATCCAGAGGCGCGCATCGACCGCATCGAACCGGAAGTCCACGGCCACTTCTCCGAACACCTCGGCCGCTGCGTGTACGACGGGCTGTGGACCGACGACGTCGCGAACGAGGACGGGTTCCGCGAGGATGTCCTCGAACTCCTCGCAGACCTCGACATCCCGGTACTCAGGTGGCCGGGCGGCTGTTTCGCCGACGACTACCACTGGGAGGACGGCGTCGGCCCGCGGGAGGAGCGACCGCGCCGCCGCAACCTCTTCTGGGCGCAGGGCCGCGAGGACGTCCCCGAGGAGTCCAACGCCTTCGGCACCGACGAGTTCCTCGAACTCTGTGAGAAAATCGGCACCGAACCGTACCTCGCTGCGAACGTCGGCTCCGGCGACCCGCAGGAGGCCGCCGACTGGATGGAGTACTGCAGCTACGACGGTGACACCGAACTTGCCGACCGCCGCCGCGAGAACGGCCACGAGGAGCCCTACGAGGTGCCCTACTGGGGCGTCGGGAACGAGAACTGGGGCTGTGGCGGGCAGATGAGTCCCGAGCAGTACGCCCGCGAGTTTCGTCGATTCGCGACCTACATGGGGTCGATGGACAATCTGATGCTCGACTACGACGTCGAGCTCATCGCCTGCGGCTTCGAGGGCCACGAGTGGAACCGCCGCTTCATGGAGGAGGTCGCCAGCGGCCGCTGGGGCGTCGACTTCCCGCTGGACCACCTCACGCTCCACCACTACTACGGGCGCGGGATGACCGTCTCCGAGTCCGACGAGGACGACTACGACGAACTCCTCGTGGACGCTCTCGAGATGGAAGAGCACATCGAGCGCATCGCGTCCACCATCGACGCCGTCGCGACGACCCGCGACATCGGCGTCATCGTCGACGAGTGGGGGACGTGGCACACCGAGGCCGTCCCGGAGAACGGCCTCGAACAGCCGGGGACCGTCCTCGACGCGCTCTCCGCCGCGGCCGTCCTCGACGTCTTCAACCACAACGCGGACGTGATGACGATGTCGAACATCGCGCAGACCGTCAACGTCCTGCAGTGCCTCATCGAGACGGAGGGCGACGACGCGTGGGCGCGCCCGACGTACCGCGTCTTCGACCTCTACGCGCCCCACAAGGGCAACGAAGCCATCACGACGTCGGTAGACACCCCGGAGCGCGAGGTTGAGCGGACGGACGACGACCTGCCGCTGGTCGGCGCGTCCGCCTCGGTCGCCGACGACGGCGAGACGTACGTGACGGTCACGAATCTGGACTGCCGCGGCAGCCACAGCATCGAGGTCGCCATCGAGGGCGAGGACACGTCCTCCGAGGACATCGATGCGCAGGTGCTGTTCGAGGGGCAGGACCCCGACCTCGAAGTGGACGCGTCCAACGCCGACGAGTTTGCGGCCGACGACCTCGACGTTGACGTCGACGGAGACGTGCTGACCGTGGACCTCGCGCCGTCGACGGTCGCCGGCATCTCTATCGAGTAA
- a CDS encoding IclR family transcriptional regulator produces MPTNDAPIGSVKTTVTIIEALQELGQTGVSELADHLDIPTSTAFDHLRTLENEGFVTSDDDDGYRVGARFLEIGGYARKRDPIYDVAEPEIQKMAHQTGEHANLVVEQCGKAVFYAKAEGEDAFELDTHVGKHVHLSTTSAGKAILAEYSDEEIHAILDEHGLPQVTEHTVTDRDRLFDEIEECRERGYAIDDEERIPGVRCVGAAITDDDGDVLGAVSVSGPKSGMQDERFQEEIPDLVLRTANVIEVNMKYR; encoded by the coding sequence ATGCCAACAAACGACGCCCCAATCGGCTCGGTGAAGACCACCGTGACCATCATCGAGGCGCTCCAGGAGTTGGGCCAAACAGGTGTATCGGAGCTCGCCGACCACCTGGATATCCCGACGAGTACGGCGTTCGACCACCTCCGCACGCTGGAGAACGAAGGGTTCGTGACCAGCGACGACGACGACGGCTACCGCGTGGGCGCTCGCTTCCTCGAAATCGGCGGCTACGCCCGCAAGCGAGACCCCATCTACGACGTGGCCGAGCCCGAGATTCAGAAGATGGCCCACCAGACGGGCGAGCACGCGAACCTCGTCGTCGAGCAGTGCGGGAAGGCGGTGTTCTACGCGAAAGCCGAGGGTGAAGACGCCTTCGAGCTGGACACGCACGTCGGCAAGCACGTCCACCTCTCGACGACGTCCGCGGGGAAGGCGATTCTGGCGGAGTACTCCGACGAGGAGATTCACGCGATTCTCGACGAGCACGGCCTCCCGCAAGTCACCGAGCACACGGTCACCGACCGCGACCGACTGTTCGACGAAATCGAGGAGTGCCGCGAGCGCGGCTACGCCATCGACGACGAGGAGCGCATCCCGGGCGTCCGCTGCGTCGGCGCGGCGATTACCGACGACGACGGCGACGTGCTCGGCGCGGTCAGCGTCTCCGGCCCGAAGAGCGGGATGCAGGACGAGCGTTTCCAGGAGGAGATTCCCGACCTCGTGTTGCGGACCGCCAACGTCATCGAAGTCAATATGAAGTACCGGTAG
- a CDS encoding family 4 glycosyl hydrolase, with protein MGADTRGRDRRLDVHRDRRPRSGAGRRGRRVAVHAVRLTETFVHDLDIPESYGIYGAVAATIGPGGILRAMRAIPVYRGVLNF; from the coding sequence CTGGGTGCAGACACGCGAGGACGCGACCGCCGACTGGACGTACACCGCGACCGGCGACCTCGAAGCGGCGCTGGACGGCGCGGACGTCGTGTTGCTGTCCACGCAGTACGACTCACGGAGACGTTCGTCCACGACCTTGACATCCCGGAATCCTACGGCATCTACGGCGCCGTCGCCGCTACCATCGGCCCGGGAGGCATCCTCCGCGCGATGCGGGCGATTCCGGTCTACAGGGGAGTCCTGAACTTCTGA
- a CDS encoding M24 family metallopeptidase — MAYATTTKLERIRAALDERDLDELWFCRPANYGWLTGGDPVIDATSDVGVGAVGVGRDGVRVLAPNNERSRILDEELPGLDAAGIDPEVTEYDWYDASLREAVATHHRSAAAADVAVAGLEQFYATRLRSPMPAAERDRFRDACEETTAAVEAVARELTAETTERAAAGALSQALLERGFRAPVVLVGGGDRSQRYRHYTPRDDPLGEFAHLTVVAERGGHDVAVTRTVTFDAPSWLRERHDAAGRVAATALAATREVGSAGGSAGEVLDAISEAYAAVGFEGEWQAHHQGGAIGYATREWVATPDAEDAVVVPMPFAWNPTVQGAKTEDTALVTERGVEVATETGEWPITTYEAVGYDGQFSFHDPLALD, encoded by the coding sequence ATGGCGTACGCGACCACGACGAAGCTCGAACGAATCCGCGCCGCGCTCGACGAGCGCGACCTCGACGAACTCTGGTTCTGTCGGCCCGCGAACTACGGGTGGCTGACCGGCGGCGACCCGGTCATCGACGCGACCAGTGACGTCGGCGTCGGGGCCGTCGGCGTCGGTCGTGACGGGGTGCGCGTGCTCGCACCGAACAACGAGCGCAGTCGCATCCTCGACGAGGAACTCCCCGGGCTCGACGCCGCGGGCATCGACCCCGAGGTGACCGAGTACGACTGGTACGACGCCTCGCTCCGGGAGGCCGTCGCGACGCACCACCGCAGCGCGGCCGCCGCCGACGTCGCGGTCGCGGGCCTAGAACAATTCTACGCGACGCGCTTGCGCTCGCCGATGCCGGCGGCGGAGCGCGACCGGTTCCGGGACGCCTGCGAGGAGACGACTGCGGCCGTCGAGGCCGTCGCGCGCGAGCTGACCGCCGAGACGACCGAGCGAGCCGCGGCCGGCGCGCTCTCACAGGCGCTGCTCGAACGCGGCTTCCGCGCACCCGTTGTCCTCGTTGGCGGCGGTGACCGCTCCCAGCGGTACCGCCACTACACGCCGCGCGACGACCCGCTCGGCGAGTTCGCGCACCTGACGGTGGTGGCGGAGCGGGGCGGCCACGACGTCGCCGTGACGCGGACCGTGACCTTCGATGCGCCGTCGTGGCTCCGGGAGCGCCACGACGCCGCCGGCCGGGTCGCGGCGACGGCGCTCGCGGCGACGCGGGAGGTCGGCTCGGCCGGTGGGTCCGCCGGCGAGGTCCTCGACGCGATTTCGGAGGCGTACGCGGCAGTCGGGTTCGAGGGCGAGTGGCAGGCCCACCATCAGGGCGGCGCCATCGGCTACGCGACCCGCGAGTGGGTCGCGACGCCGGACGCCGAGGACGCGGTGGTGGTGCCGATGCCGTTCGCGTGGAACCCGACGGTGCAAGGCGCGAAGACCGAGGACACGGCCCTCGTCACCGAACGCGGCGTCGAGGTCGCGACCGAGACCGGAGAGTGGCCGATCACCACGTACGAGGCGGTCGGCTACGACGGGCAGTTCTCGTTCCACGACCCGCTGGCGCTCGACTGA
- a CDS encoding MBL fold metallo-hydrolase — protein MRDTETTTIAPGITRVETVIDGKIHGYHVLDGANGPVIVDPGVADAPTTVYEPALEADGWTLADVSLALITHADADHHGGNEELREHAPSVTLAAHETDADLMESVDALMDERYGMFADDHGITYDKETRDWLDGMIGAGERIDLRLRGGEQLALADRELDVLHTPGHTRGHLVLYDATHDVVVGGDAVFGRGVFTVDDEYIQPPPYYLYPAYQNTIELLRALDADTLSLTHYEVFEGEAVDAFLDESLAFASEVDALALDLVDAEGPLTLREAIDAFVERRGSYGLDADLAYPLSGHFAAHVDRGNLERTTKDGLVAWQKA, from the coding sequence ATGCGCGACACGGAAACGACAACGATAGCGCCGGGCATCACGCGGGTCGAGACGGTCATCGACGGGAAGATACACGGCTACCACGTCTTGGACGGTGCGAATGGGCCGGTCATCGTCGACCCGGGTGTCGCCGACGCACCAACGACGGTGTACGAGCCCGCCCTCGAAGCGGACGGTTGGACGCTGGCGGACGTTTCGCTGGCGCTTATCACGCACGCCGACGCCGACCATCACGGCGGGAACGAGGAACTCCGCGAGCACGCGCCGTCGGTGACGCTGGCGGCACACGAGACCGACGCCGACCTGATGGAGAGCGTCGACGCCCTCATGGACGAGCGCTACGGGATGTTCGCTGACGACCACGGCATCACGTACGACAAGGAGACCCGCGACTGGCTCGACGGGATGATAGGCGCAGGCGAGCGCATCGACCTCCGCCTCCGCGGCGGCGAGCAGCTCGCGCTCGCGGACCGCGAACTCGACGTGCTCCACACGCCGGGACACACCCGCGGCCACCTCGTGCTCTACGACGCGACGCACGATGTCGTCGTCGGCGGCGATGCGGTGTTCGGCCGCGGCGTCTTCACTGTCGACGACGAGTACATCCAGCCGCCGCCGTACTACCTATACCCGGCGTACCAGAACACCATCGAGCTCCTCCGCGCGCTGGACGCAGACACGCTCTCGCTGACCCACTACGAGGTCTTCGAGGGCGAGGCCGTCGACGCGTTCCTCGACGAATCGCTGGCGTTCGCCTCAGAGGTGGACGCACTCGCGCTCGACCTCGTCGACGCCGAGGGGCCGCTGACGCTCCGCGAAGCAATCGACGCCTTCGTGGAGCGCCGCGGCAGCTACGGACTGGACGCGGACCTCGCGTACCCATTGTCCGGACACTTCGCCGCGCACGTCGACCGCGGCAACCTCGAACGGACGACGAAAGATGGGCTCGTCGCGTGGCAGAAAGCGTAG
- the xacR gene encoding HTH-type transcriptional regulator XacR, with protein MDAKHPVRTTEKTLALVEELMDRGPCGVTELTESLDMGKSAVHNHLTTLQKHGYVLKTGDEYQLGLKFLEVGGSTRKSMEFYQVAEPEVKSLANETGELANLLVEEQGMGVYLMRSKGKDAVDLDTYAGLRTHLHTTALGKAILAHLPEERVDEIIDHRGFERKTPRSIGSREELFKVLDDVRERGYAIDDGERLEGLRCVAAPVKDSSDEVLGAISVSAPASRVSDDDLHGELPERVLSAANVVELNINY; from the coding sequence ATGGATGCCAAACACCCGGTGCGAACGACCGAGAAGACACTCGCACTGGTCGAGGAACTGATGGACCGGGGGCCCTGTGGCGTGACGGAGCTGACGGAGAGCCTGGACATGGGCAAGAGCGCCGTCCACAACCACCTCACCACCCTCCAGAAGCACGGCTACGTGCTCAAGACCGGCGACGAGTACCAGCTCGGGCTGAAGTTCCTCGAAGTCGGCGGCTCCACGCGGAAGTCCATGGAGTTCTACCAGGTCGCCGAGCCCGAAGTGAAGTCGCTCGCGAACGAGACGGGCGAACTCGCGAACCTTCTCGTCGAGGAGCAGGGGATGGGCGTCTACCTGATGCGTTCGAAGGGCAAGGACGCCGTCGACCTCGACACGTACGCGGGCCTCCGCACGCACCTCCACACGACCGCGCTCGGGAAGGCGATTCTCGCCCACCTCCCCGAGGAGCGCGTCGACGAAATCATCGACCACCGCGGGTTCGAACGAAAGACTCCACGGAGCATCGGGTCGCGCGAGGAGCTGTTCAAGGTGCTCGACGACGTCCGCGAGCGCGGGTACGCCATCGACGACGGCGAGCGACTGGAGGGCCTGCGCTGCGTCGCGGCACCGGTCAAGGACTCTTCCGATGAGGTGCTGGGCGCCATCAGCGTCTCCGCGCCCGCGAGCCGCGTGAGCGACGACGACCTCCACGGCGAACTCCCCGAGCGCGTGCTCAGCGCGGCGAACGTCGTCGAACTCAATATCAACTACTGA
- a CDS encoding DUF7260 family protein — MAKPSRASNPQYHVQSLHEYVLAPLSAAASRLERERTEVATERDAFREFRERIADIEPAPRTAAPRCFAESTGRSPRTDALADVRSAYRETVMDVPHYESVYGEPLAGHAAAELRPELGHQLAETTSSSFTVPLREALRVAAQRAIDERQHLLERLDEEESSIKTARGEILELLRPLSTTVIPEWHRGTFLRRLDAIADRRQERLHARGDLPDDREYSLCTHLYDDAEWTYPVLTAVARVRETVTVGEGGESALSQRRCESL; from the coding sequence ATGGCGAAGCCGAGTCGTGCGAGCAACCCCCAGTATCACGTGCAGTCCCTGCACGAGTACGTCCTCGCTCCGCTTTCCGCGGCTGCGTCTCGTCTCGAACGCGAGCGGACGGAAGTCGCGACCGAGCGGGACGCTTTCCGGGAGTTCCGCGAGCGGATCGCTGACATCGAGCCGGCCCCGAGGACGGCCGCGCCGCGCTGCTTCGCCGAGAGCACCGGGCGCTCGCCGCGCACAGACGCGCTCGCCGACGTTCGCTCCGCGTACCGGGAGACCGTGATGGACGTCCCTCACTACGAGAGCGTGTACGGCGAACCGTTGGCCGGACACGCCGCCGCGGAACTTCGGCCGGAACTAGGCCACCAGCTGGCCGAGACGACTTCGTCGTCGTTTACCGTCCCGCTGCGGGAGGCACTTCGGGTGGCCGCACAGCGGGCCATCGACGAACGGCAGCACCTCCTCGAACGACTCGACGAGGAGGAGTCTTCGATAAAGACCGCCCGTGGCGAGATTCTGGAGTTACTCCGTCCGCTCTCGACGACGGTCATCCCCGAGTGGCACCGGGGAACGTTCCTGCGACGACTCGATGCGATCGCCGACCGCCGACAGGAGCGCCTCCACGCGCGCGGTGACCTGCCGGATGACCGGGAGTATTCGCTTTGCACGCACCTCTACGACGACGCGGAGTGGACCTATCCCGTGTTGACCGCAGTGGCCCGCGTCCGGGAGACGGTCACCGTCGGCGAAGGCGGCGAGAGTGCTTTGTCGCAGCGTCGCTGCGAGTCGCTGTGA
- a CDS encoding sialidase family protein, with the protein MKKPTIGDDSTRRDYLRTLGLLGAVGVGATGAAHAESAYLNPGNKHSGETLYAPPEGAPSPGAMYPRVERLEHAPGGNDTLLATFEYYPSMSGGAEPYFPVYRSENGGQTWSKFSEIHDQSGKDWGMRYQPTLYELPEETGPWPAGTVLAAGNAIPILDDPSDVPEGEIGTLGDSSIDLYASTDHGESWEFVSTVVTGGPAVPHAGNSPVWEPELQLDADGDLVCYFADERQGSDDDYNQLVGFKASDDGGQTWGDEEFVTAVPNGVDRPGMPGVVELPDGTYMIAYEVVGSDEVDGEVRVKTSPDGRDWGDPTDLGQQVVTGDGRRFVNGPYITWTPRGGPDGTVLISGKQLVDGNRQLAEGNGEVVLANTNLDGSGDWTPVKAPLSFQTESELGGRIFVGWTTPILPSPNGKQLLQVTSTKLNSTLTQIQYGERPLKLNKL; encoded by the coding sequence ATGAAGAAACCCACTATCGGCGACGACAGCACGCGCAGAGATTACCTCCGGACACTCGGGCTCCTCGGAGCCGTCGGGGTCGGGGCGACCGGCGCCGCACACGCGGAGAGCGCCTACCTGAACCCGGGGAACAAACACAGCGGGGAGACGCTGTACGCGCCACCCGAAGGCGCACCGTCTCCGGGCGCGATGTACCCACGCGTCGAGCGACTCGAACACGCTCCCGGCGGCAACGACACGCTGCTGGCGACCTTCGAGTACTACCCGTCGATGAGCGGCGGCGCCGAACCATACTTCCCGGTGTACCGGAGCGAGAACGGCGGCCAGACGTGGTCGAAGTTCTCCGAGATTCACGACCAGAGCGGGAAAGACTGGGGAATGCGGTATCAGCCCACCCTCTACGAGCTCCCCGAAGAGACCGGGCCGTGGCCGGCGGGGACGGTGCTGGCCGCGGGGAACGCGATTCCGATTCTCGACGACCCCAGCGACGTCCCTGAGGGCGAAATCGGGACGCTCGGGGACTCCAGCATCGACCTCTACGCCAGTACCGACCACGGGGAGTCGTGGGAGTTCGTCAGCACCGTCGTCACCGGCGGGCCGGCGGTCCCGCACGCGGGCAACAGCCCCGTCTGGGAGCCGGAACTCCAACTGGACGCTGACGGCGACCTCGTTTGTTACTTCGCCGACGAACGCCAGGGCAGCGACGACGACTACAACCAGCTCGTCGGCTTCAAGGCGTCCGACGACGGTGGGCAGACGTGGGGCGACGAGGAGTTCGTGACCGCCGTGCCGAACGGCGTCGACCGTCCCGGCATGCCGGGCGTCGTCGAACTCCCGGACGGCACCTACATGATTGCCTACGAGGTCGTCGGATCGGACGAAGTGGACGGCGAGGTCCGCGTGAAGACTTCGCCGGACGGCCGCGACTGGGGCGACCCGACGGACCTCGGCCAGCAGGTCGTCACCGGAGACGGCCGCCGGTTCGTCAACGGCCCGTACATCACGTGGACGCCACGCGGTGGTCCCGACGGAACTGTCCTCATCTCGGGCAAGCAACTGGTCGACGGGAACCGCCAGCTGGCCGAGGGCAACGGTGAGGTCGTCCTCGCCAACACGAACCTCGACGGGAGCGGCGACTGGACGCCTGTAAAGGCGCCGCTGTCGTTCCAGACGGAGAGCGAGCTCGGCGGCCGGATTTTCGTTGGCTGGACGACCCCCATCCTTCCCTCGCCGAACGGCAAACAGCTCCTCCAGGTGACGTCCACGAAGCTGAACTCGACGCTAACCCAGATTCAGTACGGGGAGCGACCGCTGAAACTGAACAAGCTCTGA